One genomic window of Bradyrhizobium sp. CCGE-LA001 includes the following:
- a CDS encoding penicillin-binding protein activator: MVGPQHPKSSVSGPPISGATRRSALGLLLGTPLLSACAGVQQSLSQFSNPFSSSSPPAQPAGPPQQATTAGTGGVKVAVILPLSAAGNAGLAAQSMRNAAEMALAEFQNPNIQLLIKDDNGSPQGAQAGAQQAVDEGAEIILGPLFAQSVPAVAQVARTRGISVIAFSTDSSIAGRGVYLLSFLPESDVNRIVEYSASIGKRSVAVLVPDNAYGNVVEAAVKAAVPRRGGRIVAFERYGADRATPARTVAQQLGSADALFIADDGDAVVSVADAMTAAGANLRNIQMLGTGLWDNPRVYASAALQGGLYAAPDPAGFRAFSGRYRTKYGAEPIRTATLAYDAVALVAALARTQGGQRFSSDVLTNPSGFAGIDGLFRFRADGTNERGLAVMKVTQGGGAAVAGSPKSFGA, translated from the coding sequence TGTTGCTCGGCACGCCCCTGCTCTCGGCTTGTGCCGGCGTGCAGCAGAGTCTCAGCCAGTTCTCCAACCCGTTTTCCAGCTCTTCACCTCCGGCGCAGCCGGCAGGTCCCCCGCAGCAGGCCACCACCGCGGGCACCGGCGGCGTCAAGGTCGCCGTCATCCTGCCGCTCTCGGCCGCCGGCAATGCCGGCCTCGCCGCGCAATCCATGCGCAACGCCGCCGAGATGGCGCTGGCCGAGTTCCAGAACCCGAACATCCAGCTCCTGATCAAGGATGACAATGGCAGCCCGCAAGGCGCGCAAGCCGGTGCGCAGCAGGCGGTCGACGAGGGCGCCGAGATCATCCTGGGACCGCTGTTCGCGCAATCGGTGCCGGCGGTGGCGCAGGTCGCCCGCACGCGCGGCATCTCCGTGATCGCGTTCTCGACCGATTCCAGCATCGCCGGACGCGGCGTCTACCTGCTCTCGTTCCTGCCGGAATCCGACGTCAACCGCATCGTCGAATATTCCGCCAGCATTGGAAAGCGCTCGGTCGCCGTGCTCGTGCCCGACAATGCCTATGGCAATGTCGTCGAGGCCGCCGTGAAGGCAGCGGTGCCGCGGCGTGGCGGGCGCATCGTTGCCTTCGAGAGATACGGCGCGGATCGTGCCACCCCGGCGCGGACCGTGGCGCAGCAGCTCGGCAGCGCGGACGCGCTGTTCATTGCCGATGACGGCGATGCCGTCGTGTCGGTGGCGGATGCGATGACGGCGGCGGGCGCGAATTTGCGCAACATCCAGATGCTCGGCACCGGTCTGTGGGACAATCCGCGCGTCTATGCCAGCGCCGCGCTGCAGGGTGGCCTCTATGCGGCACCGGATCCGGCCGGCTTTCGCGCGTTCTCCGGCCGTTACCGCACCAAATACGGCGCGGAGCCGATCCGTACCGCGACCCTCGCCTATGACGCGGTCGCCCTCGTCGCCGCGCTTGCACGCACGCAGGGGGGCCAGCGCTTCTCCTCTGATGTACTCACCAACCCCTCCGGCTTTGCCGGCATCGACGGCCTGTTCCGCTTCCGCGCTGATGGCACGAACGAGCGTGGACTTGCGGTGATGAAGGTGACGCAAGGCGGCGGCGCTGCAGTCGCGGGCTCACCGAAGAGTTTTGGGGCGTAG
- the dnaJ gene encoding molecular chaperone DnaJ, with protein MSTSTKRCYYETLEVERDADEGKLKASFRKLAMKFHPDRNPGDDTSEVKFKEINEAYEVLKDRDKRAAYDRYGHAAFEQGGGGAGFGAGFASSFSDIFEDLFGMAGQRGRGGRERGADLRYNMEITLEEAFGGKTAQIEIPVSVTCEACSGIGAKAGTKPKTCSTCGGAGRVRQSQGFFTLERTCPGCQGRGQMIEDACPSCSGQGRVTRERTLSVNIPQGVEDGTRIRLAGEGEAGVRGGPPGDLYIFLSLAQHQFFQRDGADLHCRVPISMVTAALGGEFEVPTIEKTKTKVKVPAGTQSGRRFRIASKGMPVLRSRQMGDMYVQVVVETPQNLTKKQQELLAEFDKLSSGNTQPESEGFFAKVKDFFGNRAS; from the coding sequence ATGTCCACGTCCACCAAGCGCTGCTACTACGAGACCCTCGAAGTCGAACGCGACGCCGACGAGGGCAAGCTGAAGGCGTCCTTCCGCAAGCTGGCGATGAAATTTCACCCCGACCGCAATCCCGGGGACGACACCAGCGAGGTCAAGTTCAAGGAAATCAACGAGGCCTACGAGGTCCTGAAAGACAGGGACAAGCGCGCGGCCTATGACCGTTACGGCCACGCTGCCTTCGAGCAGGGCGGCGGTGGCGCCGGCTTCGGCGCGGGCTTCGCCTCCTCCTTCTCCGATATTTTCGAAGACCTGTTCGGCATGGCCGGACAGCGCGGCCGCGGCGGCCGCGAGCGTGGCGCCGACCTGCGCTACAACATGGAGATCACGCTCGAGGAAGCTTTTGGCGGCAAGACCGCGCAGATCGAGATCCCGGTCTCGGTCACCTGCGAGGCCTGCTCGGGCATCGGCGCCAAGGCCGGCACCAAGCCGAAGACCTGCTCGACCTGCGGCGGTGCCGGCCGCGTGCGGCAGTCGCAGGGCTTCTTCACGCTCGAGCGCACCTGCCCCGGCTGCCAGGGTCGCGGCCAGATGATCGAGGATGCCTGCCCGTCCTGCTCGGGACAGGGCCGGGTCACCCGCGAGCGCACGCTGTCGGTCAACATTCCGCAAGGCGTCGAGGACGGCACGCGGATCAGGCTCGCCGGCGAGGGCGAGGCAGGGGTCCGCGGCGGCCCGCCCGGCGACCTCTACATCTTCCTGTCGCTGGCCCAGCACCAGTTCTTCCAGCGCGATGGTGCCGACCTGCATTGCCGCGTGCCGATCTCGATGGTGACGGCCGCCCTCGGCGGCGAATTCGAGGTGCCGACCATCGAGAAGACCAAGACCAAGGTGAAGGTGCCGGCCGGAACCCAGTCGGGCCGTCGATTCCGCATCGCATCAAAGGGCATGCCGGTGCTGCGCTCGCGCCAGATGGGCGACATGTATGTCCAGGTCGTGGTCGAGACCCCGCAGAACCTCACCAAGAAGCAGCAGGAATTGCTGGCCGAGTTCGACAAGCTCTCGTCCGGCAACACGCAGCCGGAATCCGAAGGCTTCTTCGCCAAGGTCAAGGATTTCTTCGGTAATCGAGCGAGTTGA
- the hemW gene encoding radical SAM family heme chaperone HemW — translation MDTGSRQENASKQECQAFGVYVHWPFCLSKCPYCDFNSHVRHAAIDEARFASAFECEIAATAERAPGREVTSIFLGGGTPSLMQPATVGAVLDAIGKHWSVAGDVEVTLEANPTSVEATRFAGYRSAGVNRVSLGVQALDDASLKALGRMHSAREALDAVAIARRSFDRYSFDLIYARPDQTPAVWADELRLAIEEAAEHLSLYQLTVEEGTPFFGLHQAGKLKTPDEAVARALYDVTQETCDKLGLPAYEISNHARRGAECRHNLVYWRGEEYAGIGPGAHGRLDIDGVRHATATEKRPEAWLMRVETNGHGVVTDELLNSEERADEFLLMGLRLAEGIDPERYKTLSGRPLDPKRIALLREEGAITVDATGRLRVTSSGFPVLDAVVADLAA, via the coding sequence GTGGATACCGGTTCGCGCCAGGAAAACGCGTCAAAACAAGAATGCCAAGCTTTTGGCGTCTACGTGCACTGGCCGTTCTGCCTGTCGAAGTGCCCCTATTGCGACTTCAACAGCCACGTCCGCCACGCCGCGATCGACGAGGCGCGGTTTGCTTCCGCCTTTGAGTGCGAGATCGCGGCGACCGCCGAGCGCGCGCCCGGGCGCGAGGTCACCTCGATCTTCCTCGGCGGCGGCACGCCGTCGCTGATGCAGCCTGCAACCGTCGGCGCCGTGCTCGACGCCATCGGCAAGCACTGGTCCGTCGCAGGTGATGTCGAGGTAACGCTGGAGGCCAACCCCACCAGCGTCGAGGCCACGCGCTTCGCCGGCTATCGCAGCGCCGGAGTCAACCGCGTCTCGCTCGGCGTGCAGGCGCTCGACGATGCCTCGCTGAAGGCGCTCGGCCGCATGCACAGCGCCCGCGAAGCGCTCGATGCCGTTGCCATCGCGCGCCGCTCGTTCGATCGTTACTCATTCGACCTGATCTATGCCCGTCCCGACCAGACGCCGGCGGTGTGGGCCGATGAGCTGCGTCTCGCGATCGAGGAAGCCGCCGAGCATCTGTCGCTCTATCAATTGACGGTCGAGGAAGGCACGCCGTTCTTCGGCCTGCACCAGGCCGGCAAATTGAAGACACCGGACGAGGCGGTCGCGCGCGCGCTCTACGACGTCACGCAGGAGACCTGCGATAAGCTCGGCCTGCCCGCCTACGAGATCTCCAATCACGCGCGGCGCGGCGCCGAGTGCCGGCACAATCTGGTCTATTGGCGCGGCGAGGAATATGCCGGCATCGGACCCGGCGCCCACGGCCGTCTCGACATCGACGGCGTGCGCCATGCCACCGCCACCGAGAAGCGTCCCGAAGCCTGGCTGATGCGGGTCGAGACCAATGGCCATGGCGTCGTCACCGACGAGCTCCTCAACAGCGAGGAACGCGCCGACGAGTTTTTGCTGATGGGACTGCGTCTTGCCGAAGGCATCGACCCCGAGCGCTACAAAACCCTCTCCGGCCGCCCGCTCGATCCCAAACGCATCGCGCTCTTGCGCGAGGAAGGCGCGATTACGGTCGATGCGACGGGACGCCTGCGCGTGACCAGCAGCGGATTCCCGGTGCTGGATGCGGTAGTCGCGGATTTGGCGGCGTAG
- the pncA gene encoding bifunctional nicotinamidase/pyrazinamidase, which translates to MLDRRQILAVLGTTAMATLAPTALLAASSIKPDDASALLVIDVQNCFLPGGSLAVKEGEQVVPVINKIAKAFANVVLTQDWHTPGHVSFASTHSGKKPFETVDLPYGKQVLWPDHCVQGTEGAALSKDLAIPHAELIIRKGFHKNVDSYSAFLEADGKTSTGLAGYLKGRKIKRVFVAGLATDFCVAWTALDARKAGFEVYVVEDACRGIDTQGSLAKAWADMGKAGVKRIQSADIAVSA; encoded by the coding sequence ATGCTCGATCGGCGACAAATCTTGGCAGTGCTTGGAACGACGGCGATGGCAACTCTCGCGCCCACCGCGTTGCTTGCAGCTTCATCGATCAAGCCGGACGATGCGTCCGCGCTGCTCGTGATCGACGTGCAGAACTGCTTCCTGCCCGGCGGGAGCCTGGCGGTGAAGGAGGGCGAGCAGGTGGTGCCCGTCATCAACAAGATCGCGAAAGCGTTCGCCAACGTGGTGCTGACGCAGGACTGGCACACGCCCGGCCATGTCTCGTTTGCGTCAACGCATTCCGGCAAGAAACCGTTCGAGACCGTCGATCTTCCTTACGGCAAGCAGGTGCTGTGGCCGGACCATTGCGTGCAAGGCACCGAGGGCGCCGCGCTGTCGAAGGACCTCGCGATCCCACATGCCGAGCTCATCATCCGCAAGGGCTTTCACAAGAATGTCGACAGCTACTCGGCCTTCCTCGAAGCCGACGGCAAGACCTCGACGGGCCTTGCCGGCTATCTGAAGGGGCGCAAGATCAAGCGCGTCTTCGTCGCAGGGCTGGCGACGGATTTCTGCGTGGCCTGGACGGCGCTCGACGCGCGCAAGGCGGGCTTCGAGGTCTACGTGGTGGAGGACGCCTGCCGCGGCATCGACACGCAGGGCTCGCTGGCAAAGGCCTGGGCCGATATGGGCAAGGCCGGCGTGAAGCGGATTCAGTCTGCAGATATCGCGGTGAGTGCGTAG
- the hrcA gene encoding heat-inducible transcriptional repressor HrcA translates to MAHHDPINLIAPRAGLAQLNERSRDIFRQIVESYLATGEPVGSRNISRLIAMPLSPASVRNVMADLEQLGLIYAPHTSAGRLPTELGLRFFVDALMQVGDLNEAERAAIQSQLSSVGEAQSVEAALDQALMRLSGLTRAAAVVLTPKSNARLKHIEFVRLEPEKALVILVGEDGQVENRVLTLPPGVPSSAITEAGNFLNARIRGRTLAEARLELETALAEARAELDQLTQKVISAGIASWSGGENEDRQLIVRGHANLLEDLHALEDLERVRLLFDDLETKRGVIDLLGRAETAEGVRIFIGSENKLFSLSGSSTIISPYRDAAGHIVGVLGVIGPTRLNYARVIPTVDYAARIVSRLLGG, encoded by the coding sequence GTGGCCCATCACGATCCGATCAATCTGATCGCGCCGCGCGCAGGCCTTGCCCAGCTCAACGAGCGTTCCCGCGACATCTTTCGTCAAATTGTCGAAAGTTACCTCGCGACCGGTGAGCCCGTCGGCTCGCGCAACATTTCCCGCCTGATCGCCATGCCGCTGTCGCCGGCCTCGGTCCGCAACGTCATGGCCGATCTGGAACAGCTCGGCCTGATCTATGCGCCCCATACCTCCGCCGGCCGGTTGCCGACGGAACTGGGCTTGCGCTTCTTCGTCGACGCCTTGATGCAGGTCGGCGACCTCAACGAAGCCGAACGCGCCGCGATCCAGAGCCAGCTGTCCTCCGTCGGCGAGGCGCAGTCGGTCGAGGCGGCGCTGGACCAGGCGCTGATGCGGTTGTCGGGCCTGACCCGCGCCGCCGCCGTCGTGCTGACGCCGAAATCCAATGCGCGGCTGAAGCACATCGAGTTCGTCCGCCTGGAACCGGAAAAGGCGCTGGTGATCCTGGTCGGCGAGGACGGCCAGGTGGAAAACCGCGTGCTGACGCTGCCGCCCGGAGTTCCCTCCTCGGCGATCACCGAGGCCGGCAATTTTCTCAATGCGCGCATCCGCGGCCGCACGCTGGCCGAGGCACGGCTCGAGCTCGAGACCGCGCTCGCCGAAGCCCGTGCCGAGCTCGATCAGCTGACGCAGAAGGTGATCTCAGCCGGTATCGCGAGCTGGTCCGGCGGCGAGAACGAGGACCGCCAGCTCATCGTGCGCGGCCACGCCAATCTGCTGGAAGATCTGCACGCGCTGGAGGATCTGGAGCGCGTTCGCCTGTTGTTCGACGATCTCGAGACCAAGCGCGGTGTCATCGACCTGCTTGGCCGGGCCGAGACCGCCGAGGGCGTGCGCATCTTCATCGGCTCGGAGAACAAGCTGTTCTCCCTGTCGGGCTCCTCGACGATTATCTCGCCCTACCGGGATGCCGCCGGCCACATCGTCGGCGTCCTCGGCGTGATCGGTCCGACGCGGCTGAATTATGCCCGTGTGATCCCGACCGTGGACTACGCCGCCCGCATCGTCAGCCGCCTTCTGGGGGGCTGA
- the dnaK gene encoding molecular chaperone DnaK yields MGKVIGIDLGTTNSCVAVMDGKNAKVIENSEGMRTTPSIVAVTDDGERLVGQPAKRQAVTNPERTFFAVKRLIGRRYDDPMVEKDKKLVPYKIVKASNGDAWVEADGQTYSPSQVSAFILQKMKETAEAHLGQKVDQAVITVPAYFNDAQRQATKDAGKIAGLEVLRIINEPTAAALAYGLDKTKAGTIAVYDLGGGTFDISILEIGDGVFEVKSTNGDTFLGGEDFDMRLVGYLADEFQKEQGINLRNDKLALQRLKEAAEKAKIELSSTTQTEINLPFITADQTGPKHLTMKLTRAKFEALVDDLVQKTVEPCRKALKDAGVTAGEIGEVVLVGGMSRMPKVQEVVKQLFGKEPHKGVNPDEVVAIGAAIQAGVLQGDVKDVLLLDVTPLSLGIETLGGVFTRIIDRNTTIPTKKSQVFSTAEDNQNAVTIRVFQGEREMAADNKMLGQFDLMGIPPAPRGMPQIEVTFDIDANGIVNVSAKDKATGKEQQIRIQASGGLSEADIEKMVKDAEANAEADKKRREAVTAKNEADGLVHSTEKALAEHGSKVAESERRAIEDAVSDLKEALKGDDAEAIKAKTQTLAQASMKLGEAMYKQQAEADAKKDAAKDDVVDAEFTEVDDDKNNKKSA; encoded by the coding sequence ATGGGAAAGGTCATTGGGATCGACCTCGGCACCACGAATTCGTGCGTCGCCGTGATGGATGGCAAGAACGCCAAAGTCATCGAGAATTCCGAAGGCATGCGCACGACGCCTTCGATCGTCGCCGTCACGGACGACGGTGAGCGCCTCGTCGGCCAGCCGGCCAAGCGCCAGGCCGTCACCAATCCCGAGCGTACCTTCTTCGCAGTGAAGCGCCTCATCGGCCGCCGCTACGACGACCCGATGGTCGAGAAGGACAAGAAGCTCGTCCCGTACAAGATCGTGAAGGCTTCCAACGGCGACGCCTGGGTCGAGGCCGACGGCCAGACCTACTCGCCCTCGCAGGTCTCGGCGTTCATCTTGCAGAAGATGAAGGAGACCGCGGAAGCCCATCTCGGCCAGAAGGTCGACCAGGCCGTCATCACCGTTCCCGCCTACTTCAACGACGCCCAGCGCCAGGCGACCAAGGACGCCGGCAAGATCGCGGGCCTCGAAGTGCTGCGCATCATCAACGAGCCGACCGCGGCCGCGCTCGCCTATGGCCTCGACAAGACCAAGGCCGGCACCATCGCGGTGTACGATCTCGGCGGCGGCACCTTCGATATCTCCATCCTCGAAATCGGCGACGGCGTGTTCGAGGTGAAGTCGACCAACGGCGACACCTTCCTCGGCGGCGAAGACTTCGACATGCGCCTGGTCGGCTATCTCGCCGACGAGTTCCAGAAGGAGCAGGGCATCAACCTGCGCAACGACAAGCTCGCGTTGCAGCGCCTGAAGGAAGCCGCTGAAAAGGCCAAGATCGAGCTGTCGTCGACGACGCAGACCGAGATCAACCTGCCCTTCATCACCGCGGACCAGACCGGTCCGAAGCATCTGACGATGAAGCTCACCCGCGCCAAGTTCGAGGCGCTGGTCGACGACCTCGTGCAGAAGACCGTCGAGCCCTGCCGCAAGGCGCTGAAGGATGCCGGCGTCACCGCCGGCGAGATCGGCGAAGTCGTGCTGGTCGGCGGCATGTCGCGCATGCCGAAGGTCCAGGAAGTCGTCAAGCAGCTGTTCGGCAAGGAACCGCACAAGGGCGTCAACCCGGACGAAGTCGTGGCGATCGGTGCCGCGATCCAGGCCGGCGTGCTCCAGGGCGACGTCAAGGACGTGCTGCTGCTCGACGTGACCCCGCTGTCGCTGGGCATCGAGACGTTGGGCGGCGTGTTCACCCGCATCATCGACCGCAACACCACGATCCCGACCAAGAAGAGCCAGGTGTTCTCGACGGCTGAAGACAATCAGAATGCCGTCACCATCCGCGTCTTCCAGGGCGAGCGTGAAATGGCGGCCGACAACAAGATGCTCGGCCAGTTCGACCTGATGGGCATTCCGCCGGCTCCGCGCGGCATGCCGCAGATCGAGGTGACCTTCGACATCGACGCCAACGGCATCGTCAACGTCTCGGCCAAGGACAAGGCCACCGGCAAGGAGCAGCAGATTCGCATCCAGGCCTCGGGTGGTCTGTCGGAAGCCGACATCGAGAAGATGGTCAAGGACGCCGAGGCCAATGCCGAGGCGGACAAGAAGCGCCGCGAGGCCGTCACCGCCAAGAACGAGGCGGACGGTCTGGTGCATTCGACCGAGAAGGCTCTGGCCGAGCACGGCTCGAAGGTCGCCGAGAGCGAGCGCCGCGCCATCGAGGATGCCGTCAGCGACCTCAAGGAAGCGCTGAAGGGCGACGATGCCGAGGCGATCAAGGCCAAGACCCAGACGCTGGCCCAGGCTTCGATGAAGCTCGGCGAGGCCATGTACAAGCAGCAGGCCGAGGCCGACGCCAAGAAGGACGCGGCCAAGGACGACGTCGTCGACGCGGAATTCACCGAAGTCGACGACGACAAGAACAACAAGAAGTCCGCTTAA
- the grpE gene encoding nucleotide exchange factor GrpE, whose protein sequence is MTEQDRQPQDTTAATGEPVVSKPYIMPDDPEPGSVETLQKEAAEARDRMLRTLAEMENLRKRTTKEVADARLYGITGFARDVLDIADNLQRALDAVPAETRAAADPGLISLIEGVELTERSLLNALEKHGVKKFDPQGQKFDPNFQQAMFEVPDASVPSGTVVQVVQAGYTIGERVLRPALVGVAKGGAKAAPAANNNESSGAPN, encoded by the coding sequence ATGACCGAGCAAGACCGGCAACCTCAAGACACGACTGCAGCGACCGGCGAGCCCGTGGTGTCGAAACCCTACATCATGCCCGATGATCCGGAGCCGGGTTCGGTCGAAACGTTGCAGAAGGAAGCCGCCGAAGCGCGTGACCGCATGCTGCGGACGCTGGCCGAGATGGAGAATCTGCGCAAGCGCACCACCAAGGAAGTCGCCGACGCCCGCCTCTACGGCATCACCGGCTTTGCCCGTGACGTGCTCGACATCGCCGACAATCTCCAGCGGGCGCTCGATGCCGTACCAGCCGAGACGCGTGCTGCGGCCGATCCCGGCCTCATCTCGCTGATCGAAGGCGTCGAGCTCACCGAGCGTTCGCTGCTCAATGCGCTGGAAAAGCACGGCGTGAAGAAGTTCGATCCGCAGGGCCAGAAGTTCGATCCGAATTTCCAGCAGGCGATGTTCGAGGTGCCCGATGCGTCGGTGCCGTCGGGCACCGTGGTGCAGGTCGTGCAGGCCGGCTACACCATCGGTGAGCGCGTGCTGCGTCCTGCGCTGGTCGGCGTCGCTAAGGGCGGCGCGAAGGCCGCACCTGCGGCCAACAACAACGAGTCGAGCGGCGCGCCAAATTGA
- the rdgB gene encoding RdgB/HAM1 family non-canonical purine NTP pyrophosphatase, producing MHRRITGKLVIATHNPGKLAEMKELLAPYGIEAVSAGELGLPEPEETGNDFRSNAAIKAIAAARATKLPSFADDSGIVVEALDGAPGIYSARWAGPSKDFNAAMAQIERLLQERGAATPNRRRAHFVSALCVAWPDDHREEVEARVDGTLVWPPRGTAGFGYDPMFLPDGHDRTFGEMTSIEKHGLPPHGLGLSHRARAFVKLAEICLEPR from the coding sequence ATGCATCGCCGAATCACCGGAAAGCTCGTCATCGCGACCCATAATCCCGGCAAGCTCGCCGAGATGAAGGAGCTGCTCGCGCCTTACGGCATCGAGGCGGTGTCGGCCGGTGAGCTCGGCCTGCCCGAACCCGAAGAGACCGGCAACGACTTCCGCAGCAATGCCGCGATCAAGGCGATCGCGGCAGCACGAGCGACGAAACTTCCCTCCTTCGCCGATGATTCCGGCATCGTCGTCGAGGCGCTCGACGGCGCGCCTGGGATCTACAGCGCGCGCTGGGCCGGTCCGTCCAAGGACTTCAACGCGGCGATGGCGCAGATCGAGCGCCTGTTGCAGGAGCGCGGCGCCGCCACGCCGAACCGCCGAAGAGCGCACTTCGTCTCCGCGCTGTGCGTCGCCTGGCCCGACGATCATCGCGAAGAGGTCGAGGCCCGCGTCGACGGCACGCTGGTCTGGCCGCCGCGCGGCACCGCCGGTTTCGGCTACGATCCGATGTTCCTGCCCGACGGCCATGACCGCACCTTCGGCGAGATGACCAGCATCGAGAAACACGGCCTGCCGCCGCACGGCCTCGGCCTGTCGCACCGCGCCCGCGCCTTCGTGAAACTGGCGGAGATCTGCCTTGAGCCGCGATAG
- the rph gene encoding ribonuclease PH, translating to MRPSRRAPDELRPVTLERGVVKYAEGSCLVKFGDTHVLVTATLEDRLPPWLKGQGRGWVTAEYGMLPRATSERTRREASAGKQSGRTVEIQRLIGRSLRTIVDLEALGERQITVDCDVLQADGGTRTASITGAWVALADCIGWMKARNMVKANVMRDNVAAISCGIYNGTPVLDLDYAEDSEAETDANFVMTGDGRIIEVQGTAEREPFTQDEFLKLIALAQKGIARLVDLQKLAVA from the coding sequence ATGCGGCCAAGCCGCCGTGCGCCCGACGAATTGCGCCCCGTGACGCTGGAGCGCGGCGTCGTCAAATATGCGGAAGGCTCCTGCCTCGTGAAATTCGGCGACACCCATGTGCTGGTCACCGCCACGCTGGAAGACCGCCTGCCGCCGTGGCTGAAGGGCCAGGGCCGCGGCTGGGTCACCGCCGAATACGGCATGCTGCCGCGCGCCACCTCCGAGCGGACCCGCCGTGAGGCCTCGGCGGGCAAGCAAAGCGGCCGCACCGTCGAGATTCAGCGTCTGATCGGCCGCTCGCTGCGCACCATCGTCGATCTTGAAGCGCTCGGCGAGCGCCAGATCACGGTCGATTGCGACGTCCTCCAGGCCGACGGCGGCACGCGCACGGCCTCGATCACCGGTGCCTGGGTTGCGCTTGCCGATTGCATCGGCTGGATGAAGGCGCGCAACATGGTCAAGGCCAACGTGATGCGCGACAACGTCGCCGCGATCTCCTGCGGCATCTATAACGGCACGCCGGTGCTCGACCTCGACTATGCCGAGGATTCGGAAGCCGAGACCGACGCCAATTTCGTCATGACCGGCGACGGCCGCATCATCGAGGTGCAGGGCACCGCGGAACGCGAGCCGTTCACACAGGACGAGTTCCTGAAGCTGATCGCGCTGGCGCAGAAGGGCATCGCGCGTCTGGTGGACTTGCAGAAACTGGCTGTAGCGTAG